The proteins below are encoded in one region of Pseudomonas ekonensis:
- a CDS encoding Bug family tripartite tricarboxylate transporter substrate binding protein, producing the protein MNLSLRKIALAAGLMVFAGQLMAEPKRPECIAPASPGGGFDLTCKLAQSALVNEKLLTKPMRVTYMPGGVGAVAYNAVVAQRPADAGTLVAWSSGSLLNLAQGKFGRFDETNVRWLAAVGTSYGAIAVKSDSPYKTLDDLVKALKKDPSAVVIGSGGTVGSQDWMQTALIAKAAGINPRDLRYVALEGGGEIATALLGGHIQVGSTDISDSMPHILSGDMRLLAVFAENRLDEPEMKDIPTAREQGYDIVWPVVRGFYLGPKVSDEDYAWWKASFDKLLASDEFAKLRDQRELFPFAMTGPELDTYVKKQVADYKVLAKEFGLIQ; encoded by the coding sequence ATGAACTTATCACTGCGTAAAATCGCTCTGGCCGCCGGCCTCATGGTGTTCGCCGGCCAGTTGATGGCCGAACCCAAACGCCCGGAATGCATCGCGCCGGCCTCCCCCGGCGGCGGTTTCGACCTGACCTGCAAACTGGCGCAGAGCGCGCTGGTGAACGAAAAGCTGCTGACCAAACCGATGCGCGTGACCTACATGCCCGGCGGCGTCGGCGCGGTGGCGTACAACGCGGTGGTCGCCCAGCGTCCGGCCGATGCCGGCACGCTGGTGGCCTGGTCGAGCGGTTCGCTGCTGAACCTGGCCCAGGGCAAGTTCGGCCGTTTCGATGAGACCAACGTGCGCTGGCTGGCGGCGGTCGGCACCAGCTACGGCGCCATCGCGGTGAAAAGCGATTCGCCCTACAAGACCCTCGACGACCTGGTCAAGGCGCTGAAGAAAGACCCGAGCGCCGTGGTGATCGGCTCCGGCGGCACCGTCGGCAGCCAGGACTGGATGCAGACCGCCCTGATCGCCAAGGCCGCCGGGATCAACCCGCGCGACCTGCGCTATGTCGCCCTCGAAGGCGGCGGCGAGATCGCCACCGCCCTGCTCGGCGGCCACATCCAGGTCGGCAGCACCGACATCTCCGACTCCATGCCGCACATCCTCAGCGGCGACATGCGCCTGCTGGCGGTGTTCGCCGAGAACCGCCTCGACGAGCCGGAAATGAAAGACATCCCGACCGCCCGCGAGCAAGGCTACGACATCGTCTGGCCGGTGGTGCGCGGCTTCTACCTGGGGCCGAAGGTCAGCGACGAAGACTACGCCTGGTGGAAAGCCTCCTTCGACAAGCTGCTGGCCTCGGACGAGTTCGCCAAGCTGCGCGATCAGCGCGAGCTGTTCCCGTTCGCCATGACCGGCCCGGAACTGGACACCTACGTGAAGAAGCAAGTCGCGGACTACAAGGTGCTGGCCAAAGAGTTCGGCCTGATCCAGTGA
- a CDS encoding pseudouridine synthase gives MRVDRFLSNLPRYNRQQVRLLLVEKRVCIDGKVVSDPHSDVLEFSRVEVDGEVLQAGKPARYFMLHKPPGCVSATRDPQHPTVLDLILEADKDDLHIAGRLDFNTTGLMLITNDGAWSRRLTQPQTKLPKVYYVETEQEIGPEYASTFAQGIYFAFEDLTTQPAVLDVIGPKTARLSIVEGRYHQVKRMFGHFNNKVLRLHRESMGPLHLDDALKPGEYRALRTEEIHLF, from the coding sequence ATGCGCGTCGACCGTTTCCTCAGCAACCTGCCCCGCTACAACCGTCAGCAAGTTCGCCTGCTGCTGGTGGAAAAGCGCGTGTGCATCGACGGAAAAGTCGTCAGCGACCCGCACAGCGACGTGCTGGAATTCAGCCGCGTCGAGGTGGACGGCGAAGTGCTGCAGGCCGGCAAACCGGCGCGCTACTTCATGCTGCACAAACCGCCGGGGTGCGTCAGCGCCACCCGCGACCCGCAGCACCCGACCGTACTCGACCTGATCCTGGAAGCGGACAAGGACGACCTGCACATCGCCGGCCGGCTGGATTTCAACACCACCGGGCTGATGCTGATCACCAACGACGGCGCCTGGTCGCGGCGCCTCACCCAGCCGCAGACCAAACTGCCGAAGGTCTACTACGTGGAGACCGAACAGGAAATCGGCCCGGAATATGCGAGCACATTCGCCCAGGGGATCTACTTCGCCTTCGAAGACCTGACCACGCAGCCGGCGGTGCTGGACGTGATCGGCCCGAAAACGGCGCGGTTGAGCATCGTCGAGGGCCGCTACCATCAGGTGAAGCGCATGTTCGGCCATTTCAACAACAAAGTGCTGCGCCTGCACCGCGAATCCATGGGCCCGCTGCACCTGGACGATGCGCTAAAACCGGGCGAGTACCGGGCTTTGCGCACCGAAGAGATCCATTTGTTCTAA
- a CDS encoding sensor domain-containing diguanylate cyclase, whose product MPLRSALYSQRSLVMTVVILLGAGFLATSLLSYYASRTSIRDNIVNTELPLTSDTVYSEIQKDLVRPILISSMMSRDTFMRDWVVNGEKDTDQMTRYLDEVMTHYGAYTAFFVSNSTHTYYHAKGVLKQVRIDEPRDAWYFRVRDMKDPYEINVDPDLANKDNMTFFINYKVYDYHGRFIGAAGVGLTVDAVIKLIDKYQQRYQRSVYFVDTFGRLVLTGAEGGPEGARAGKSLNDLDSMRNLVSQLPKPHSGSYEYSAHGQGHFLNVRFIPELNWYLFVDKREDGALSEIRQSLYLNLLICLLVTLIVLALLNRVIRRFQEKIHAQATLDSLTELPNRRGFDLLAVQALHEAQREPKPLTALLLDLDHFKALNDTYGHMAGDQVLIGFARDLQSCLRHSDIVCRWGGEEFIVLLKDTDGATGQKIAEKIRRHVEQHEYAYNGHALNLTVSIGATTLQRDDTLHSLLSRADHAMYRAKQTGRNRTCMEMPHSTYA is encoded by the coding sequence ATGCCGCTCAGATCCGCGCTGTACTCCCAACGCTCGCTGGTGATGACCGTGGTCATCCTGCTCGGCGCCGGTTTCCTGGCCACCTCGCTGCTCAGCTATTACGCCTCGCGCACCTCGATCCGCGACAACATCGTCAACACCGAACTGCCGTTGACGTCCGACACCGTTTACTCGGAAATCCAGAAAGACCTCGTCAGACCGATCCTGATTTCGTCGATGATGTCCCGCGATACCTTCATGCGCGACTGGGTGGTGAACGGTGAAAAGGACACCGACCAGATGACCCGTTACCTCGACGAGGTCATGACCCATTACGGCGCCTACACCGCGTTCTTCGTCTCCAACAGCACCCACACCTACTACCACGCCAAAGGCGTGCTCAAGCAGGTGAGGATCGACGAGCCGCGCGATGCCTGGTACTTCCGTGTCCGCGACATGAAGGATCCGTACGAGATCAACGTCGACCCGGACCTGGCGAACAAGGACAACATGACCTTCTTCATCAACTACAAGGTCTACGACTACCACGGCCGCTTCATCGGCGCGGCCGGCGTGGGGCTGACGGTGGACGCGGTGATCAAGCTGATCGACAAGTACCAGCAGCGCTACCAGCGCAGCGTGTATTTCGTCGACACCTTCGGCCGGCTGGTGCTCACCGGTGCCGAAGGCGGCCCGGAAGGCGCCCGAGCCGGCAAGAGCCTGAACGACCTGGACAGCATGAGGAACCTGGTCAGCCAGTTGCCCAAGCCCCACAGCGGCAGCTACGAATATTCCGCCCACGGTCAGGGACATTTCCTCAACGTGCGGTTCATCCCGGAGCTCAACTGGTACTTGTTCGTCGACAAGCGCGAAGACGGCGCCCTGAGCGAAATCCGCCAGTCGCTGTACCTCAACCTGCTGATCTGCCTGCTGGTGACGCTGATCGTGCTGGCCTTGCTCAACCGGGTGATCCGCCGCTTCCAGGAAAAGATCCACGCCCAGGCCACCCTCGACAGCCTCACCGAACTGCCGAACCGACGCGGCTTCGACCTGCTCGCCGTGCAGGCCCTGCATGAGGCGCAGCGGGAACCGAAACCGCTGACCGCGCTGCTGCTGGACCTGGATCACTTCAAGGCGCTGAACGACACCTACGGCCACATGGCCGGCGACCAGGTGCTGATCGGCTTCGCCCGCGACCTGCAAAGCTGCCTGCGCCATTCCGACATCGTCTGCCGCTGGGGCGGTGAGGAATTCATCGTCTTGCTGAAGGACACCGACGGCGCCACCGGTCAGAAAATTGCCGAGAAGATCCGCCGACACGTCGAACAGCACGAATATGCCTACAACGGCCACGCCCTGAATCTGACCGTCAGCATCGGTGCCACCACCCTGCAACGGGACGATACCTTGCACAGCCTGCTGTCCCGGGCCGATCATGCGATGTACCGGGCCAAGCAAACCGGCCGCAACCGCACCTGCATGGAAATGCCGCACTCGACCTATGCCTGA
- a CDS encoding AbrB family transcriptional regulator encodes MSDRTSLKGWWGTPLVGLLGGYAASQIGWPLPWMVGSLLAIILVRCLTPWQLTEIPGGRKCGQWIVGIGIGLHFTPLVMEQVLSHFGLIFFGALVTSLSAVVGVWLMRRTGEDRATAFFSSMPGGSGEMVNLGARNGAMLSHVAAGQSLRVLVVVLCVPAAFKYLLGDGMPISHAGSVDWRWLALLFPAGALLAWLWQRLRQPNPWLFGPLLVSAAVSIGWDLHIGLPNGGSQIGQWLIGSGLGCHFNRQFFRRAPSFMGRTLIGTALTMLIATLAALGLSALTHLDLRSLTLGMMPGGIAEMSLTAETLQLSVPLVTAMQVMRLLFVLFLAEPLFRYWNRSPE; translated from the coding sequence ATGTCTGACCGGACATCGCTCAAAGGCTGGTGGGGAACACCGCTGGTCGGTCTGCTCGGCGGCTATGCCGCCAGCCAGATCGGCTGGCCGCTGCCGTGGATGGTCGGCTCGCTGCTGGCGATCATCCTCGTGCGCTGCCTGACGCCCTGGCAACTGACTGAAATCCCCGGCGGCCGCAAATGCGGCCAATGGATCGTCGGCATCGGCATCGGCCTGCACTTCACTCCGCTGGTGATGGAACAGGTCCTGAGCCACTTCGGCCTGATCTTCTTCGGCGCGCTGGTCACCAGCCTGTCGGCGGTGGTCGGCGTGTGGCTGATGCGGCGCACCGGCGAGGACCGCGCCACCGCCTTCTTCTCCAGCATGCCCGGCGGCTCGGGCGAGATGGTCAACCTCGGCGCCCGCAACGGCGCGATGCTCAGCCATGTGGCGGCGGGGCAGAGCCTGCGGGTGCTGGTGGTGGTTTTGTGCGTGCCGGCAGCGTTCAAGTACCTGCTCGGCGACGGCATGCCGATTTCCCACGCCGGCAGCGTCGATTGGCGCTGGCTGGCGTTGCTGTTTCCGGCGGGCGCCCTGCTCGCCTGGCTCTGGCAGCGCCTGCGCCAGCCCAACCCGTGGCTGTTCGGGCCGTTGCTGGTGAGCGCGGCGGTCAGCATCGGCTGGGACCTGCACATCGGCCTGCCCAACGGCGGCAGCCAGATCGGCCAATGGCTGATCGGCAGCGGCCTGGGCTGTCACTTCAACCGGCAGTTCTTCCGCCGCGCGCCGTCGTTCATGGGCCGCACCCTGATCGGCACGGCGCTGACCATGCTGATCGCCACGCTGGCGGCGCTGGGGTTGAGTGCGCTGACCCACCTGGACCTGCGCTCGCTGACCCTGGGGATGATGCCCGGCGGCATCGCCGAGATGAGCCTGACGGCGGAAACCCTGCAGCTGTCGGTGCCGCTGGTCACGGCGATGCAGGTGATGCGCTTGCTGTTCGTGCTGTTTCTGGCGGAGCCGTTGTTCCGGTACTGGAACCGCAGCCCCGAATGA
- the ung gene encoding uracil-DNA glycosylase — protein sequence MTADDRIKLEPSWKEALRAEFDQPYMAELRTFLQQERAAGKEIYPPGPLIFNALNSTPLDKVKVVILGQDPYHGPGQAHGLCFSVQPGVPAPPSLVNIYKELKRDLNIDIPNHGYLQSWADQGVLMLNTTMTVERANANAHKDKGWQFFTDRIIEVVSQRQPHLVFMLWGSHAQSKQKLIDATKHLVLTSVHPSPLSAYRGFLGCGHFSRTNKFLEQNGETPIRWQLPPI from the coding sequence ATGACTGCTGACGACCGTATCAAACTCGAACCGAGCTGGAAGGAGGCACTGCGTGCCGAGTTCGACCAGCCCTACATGGCGGAGTTGCGCACTTTCCTGCAGCAGGAGCGGGCGGCCGGCAAGGAGATCTATCCGCCGGGGCCGCTGATCTTCAACGCGCTGAACTCGACGCCGCTGGACAAGGTGAAAGTGGTCATCCTCGGCCAGGACCCGTACCACGGCCCGGGCCAGGCCCATGGCCTGTGCTTCTCGGTGCAGCCGGGCGTGCCGGCGCCGCCGTCGCTGGTCAACATCTACAAAGAGCTCAAGCGCGACCTGAACATCGACATCCCCAACCACGGCTACCTGCAGAGCTGGGCCGATCAGGGCGTGCTGATGCTCAACACCACCATGACCGTCGAGCGCGCCAACGCCAATGCGCACAAGGACAAGGGCTGGCAGTTCTTCACCGACCGGATCATCGAAGTGGTCAGCCAGCGGCAGCCGCACCTGGTGTTCATGCTGTGGGGCTCCCACGCCCAGAGCAAACAGAAGCTGATCGACGCGACCAAGCATCTGGTGCTGACCTCGGTGCATCCGTCGCCGCTGTCGGCCTACCGGGGCTTTCTGGGTTGCGGGCACTTCAGCCGCACCAACAAGTTCCTTGAGCAGAACGGCGAGACACCGATCCGGTGGCAATTGCCGCCGATCTGA
- a CDS encoding response regulator: MRVLLVEDHLPLAESVAQALKGTGLTVDVLHDGVAADLALGSEEYAMAILDVGLPRMDGFEVLARLRARGKNLPVLMLTARSDVKDRVHGLNLGADDYLAKPFELTELEARVKALLRRSVLGGERQQRCGVLAYDLDTRRFTLGEELLTLTSREQAVLEALIARPGRVMSKEQLAAQVFGLDEEASPDAIEIYVHRLRKKLDGQAVAIVTFRGLGYLLESRDA, translated from the coding sequence ATGCGTGTTCTGCTCGTCGAAGACCATTTGCCGCTCGCCGAAAGCGTGGCGCAGGCGCTCAAGGGCACCGGTCTGACCGTGGATGTGCTGCACGACGGCGTGGCCGCCGACCTGGCGCTGGGCAGCGAGGAATACGCCATGGCGATCCTCGACGTGGGCTTGCCGCGCATGGACGGTTTCGAGGTGCTGGCGCGCCTGCGCGCACGCGGCAAGAACCTGCCGGTGCTGATGCTGACGGCCCGCAGCGACGTCAAGGATCGGGTGCACGGCCTCAATCTCGGCGCCGACGATTACCTGGCCAAGCCGTTCGAACTCACCGAGCTGGAGGCGCGGGTCAAGGCCCTGCTGCGCCGCAGCGTGCTCGGCGGCGAACGCCAACAGCGCTGCGGCGTGCTGGCCTACGATCTCGACACCCGGCGTTTCACCCTCGGCGAAGAGCTGCTCACGCTGACCTCCCGCGAACAAGCCGTGCTCGAAGCGCTGATTGCGCGGCCGGGGCGGGTGATGAGCAAGGAGCAACTGGCGGCGCAGGTGTTCGGCCTGGACGAGGAGGCGAGCCCTGACGCCATCGAAATCTACGTGCACCGCCTGCGCAAGAAGCTCGACGGGCAAGCGGTGGCGATCGTGACCTTCCGTGGGCTGGGTTACCTCTTGGAAAGCCGTGATGCATAA
- a CDS encoding cysteine-rich CWC family protein produces the protein MPDFPRPDLCPACGARNDCTLADPRTADRACWCYGVTIDAAVLQALPPELRDRACLCPRCAQVEAQLQASGPPIP, from the coding sequence ATGCCTGACTTCCCTCGCCCCGACCTCTGCCCGGCCTGCGGTGCCCGCAACGACTGCACCCTGGCCGACCCGCGCACCGCCGACCGCGCCTGCTGGTGCTACGGCGTGACCATCGATGCGGCGGTGCTCCAGGCCCTGCCGCCCGAACTGCGCGACCGCGCCTGCCTGTGCCCGCGCTGCGCGCAGGTCGAAGCGCAACTGCAAGCGTCCGGGCCGCCGATCCCGTAA
- a CDS encoding tripartite tricarboxylate transporter TctB family protein: MLIQRIFASVLLLACAGLALMAWPYQAAFSYEPVGPRAFPLLMLGLMGSALLYMLFRPAPIKHSEDEPPLDRETLTKIGLCTVLLLVFAGAFEPLGFILASIVTGVPMARLYGGRWLPSTVIISLMAVGLYLLFDRLMDVPLPLGLLDVLEN, from the coding sequence ATGCTCATTCAACGCATCTTTGCGTCGGTGCTGTTGCTGGCCTGTGCCGGCCTGGCGCTGATGGCCTGGCCGTACCAGGCGGCGTTTTCCTACGAACCCGTGGGCCCGCGGGCGTTTCCGTTGCTGATGCTCGGCCTGATGGGGTCGGCCCTGCTGTACATGCTGTTCCGTCCCGCGCCGATCAAGCACAGCGAGGACGAGCCGCCGCTGGACCGCGAAACGCTGACCAAGATCGGCCTCTGCACCGTGTTGCTGCTGGTGTTCGCCGGCGCGTTCGAACCGTTGGGCTTCATCCTCGCCAGCATCGTCACCGGTGTGCCGATGGCCCGTCTCTACGGCGGCCGCTGGCTGCCGAGCACTGTGATCATCAGCTTGATGGCCGTCGGCCTTTACCTGCTGTTCGACCGTTTGATGGACGTTCCCCTGCCCCTGGGCCTGCTCGACGTACTGGAGAACTGA
- a CDS encoding tripartite tricarboxylate transporter permease yields the protein MDTLGYLGQGFGVALSPYNLATALCGTLIGTVVGLLPGLGPINGVALLIPIAFALGLPPESALILLAAVYLGCEYGGRISSILLNIPGEASTVMTTLDGYPMARQGLAGVALSLSAWSSFIGAFIATCGMVLFAPLLAKWAIAFGPAEYFVLMVFAIVCLGGMAGDRPLKTFIAALIGLFLSTVGIDANSGVYRFTGDNIHLTDGIQFVVLVLGLFSISEILLLLEKTHHGQEAVKATGRMLFNFKEAASVFVVNIRCGVLGFIMGVLPGAGATLASAVAYMTEKRIAGTGGTFGQGDKRGLAAPETAIGGAACGALVPMLTLGVPGSGTTAVMIGALSLYNITPGPLLFQEQPDIVWGLIASLFIANVMLVILNIPMIRVFTRILAVPNWALVPVIAIITGIGVYAVHATTFDLFLMIGIGIFGYILRKLDFPLSPLLLGFILGGLMEQNLRRALSISNGALDILWSSPITFAVWVLTAVMLAVPLLRIWRKRSAAQRTIADV from the coding sequence ATGGATACCCTCGGCTACTTGGGTCAGGGCTTCGGCGTCGCGCTGAGCCCCTACAACCTGGCGACCGCCCTGTGCGGCACGCTTATCGGCACCGTGGTCGGCCTGCTGCCGGGCCTGGGCCCGATCAACGGCGTGGCGCTGCTCATCCCGATCGCCTTCGCCCTCGGCCTCCCGCCGGAGTCAGCGCTGATCCTGCTGGCGGCGGTGTACCTGGGCTGCGAATACGGCGGGCGGATCAGCTCGATCCTGCTGAACATCCCCGGCGAGGCCTCCACCGTGATGACCACCCTGGACGGCTACCCGATGGCCCGCCAGGGCCTGGCCGGGGTGGCGCTGTCGCTGTCGGCGTGGAGTTCGTTCATCGGCGCGTTCATCGCCACCTGCGGCATGGTGCTGTTCGCCCCGTTGCTGGCGAAGTGGGCGATCGCGTTCGGGCCGGCCGAATACTTCGTGCTGATGGTGTTCGCGATCGTCTGCCTGGGCGGCATGGCCGGCGACCGGCCGTTGAAGACCTTCATCGCGGCGCTGATCGGCCTGTTCCTGTCCACGGTCGGCATCGACGCCAACAGCGGTGTGTACCGCTTCACCGGCGACAACATCCACCTGACCGACGGCATCCAGTTCGTGGTGCTGGTGCTGGGCCTGTTCTCCATCAGCGAAATCCTGCTGTTGCTGGAGAAGACCCATCACGGCCAGGAAGCGGTGAAAGCCACCGGCCGCATGCTGTTCAACTTCAAGGAAGCGGCTTCGGTGTTCGTGGTGAACATCCGCTGCGGCGTGCTGGGCTTCATCATGGGCGTACTGCCGGGGGCCGGGGCGACCCTGGCCAGTGCCGTGGCCTACATGACGGAGAAACGCATCGCCGGCACCGGCGGCACGTTCGGCCAAGGCGACAAGCGCGGGCTCGCCGCACCGGAAACCGCCATCGGCGGCGCCGCCTGCGGTGCGCTGGTGCCGATGCTGACCCTCGGCGTTCCGGGCTCGGGCACCACGGCGGTGATGATCGGCGCCCTGTCGCTGTACAACATCACGCCGGGCCCGCTGCTGTTCCAGGAGCAGCCGGACATCGTCTGGGGCCTGATCGCGTCGTTGTTCATCGCCAACGTGATGCTGGTGATCCTCAACATCCCGATGATCCGCGTCTTCACCCGCATCCTCGCCGTGCCGAACTGGGCGCTGGTGCCGGTGATCGCCATCATCACGGGGATCGGCGTCTACGCCGTGCACGCCACCACCTTCGACCTGTTCCTGATGATCGGCATCGGCATCTTCGGCTACATCCTGCGCAAGCTGGATTTCCCGCTGTCGCCGCTGTTGCTGGGCTTCATCCTCGGCGGCCTGATGGAACAGAACCTGCGCCGCGCCCTGTCGATCTCCAACGGCGCGCTGGACATCCTCTGGTCGAGCCCGATCACTTTCGCCGTCTGGGTGCTGACCGCCGTCATGCTGGCCGTGCCGCTGCTGCGCATCTGGCGCAAGCGCTCGGCCGCGCAGCGCACCATCGCCGATGTCTGA
- a CDS encoding enoyl-CoA hydratase/isomerase family protein gives MNLHFEERTGTDGARLGIATLDAEKSLNALSLPMIHALSDKLSAWAKDPQIVCVLLRGNGAKAFCAGGEVRSLVEACRAHPGEVPPLAAQFFNAEYRLDHSLHTYPKPLICWGHGYVLGGGMGLLQGASTRIVTPSSRLAMPEISIGLYPDVGASWFLSRLPGKLGLFLGLTGAQMNGRDALDLDLADRFLLDEQQPELIERLLQLNWQEQTAMQLNSLLKALQQEAAAQMPDAQWLPRRRQIDEWLDVSDVACAWKAITLQRDSADLLIARAAKTLSEGAPLTAHLVWEQIIRARHLSLAEVFQMEYTLSLNCCRHPEFSEGVRARLIDKDQKPHWHWPDVSRVPEAVVEAHFHKVWEGRHPLADLSAY, from the coding sequence ATGAACCTGCACTTCGAAGAACGCACCGGCACCGACGGCGCCCGCCTGGGCATCGCCACCCTGGATGCCGAAAAGTCGCTCAACGCGCTGTCCCTGCCGATGATCCATGCCCTGAGCGACAAACTGAGCGCCTGGGCCAAGGATCCGCAAATCGTCTGCGTACTGTTGCGCGGCAACGGCGCCAAGGCGTTCTGCGCCGGCGGCGAAGTGCGCAGCCTGGTGGAGGCCTGCCGCGCCCACCCCGGTGAAGTGCCGCCCTTGGCCGCGCAGTTCTTCAACGCCGAATACCGGCTCGACCACAGCCTGCACACCTACCCCAAGCCGCTGATCTGCTGGGGCCACGGCTACGTGCTCGGCGGCGGCATGGGCCTGCTGCAAGGCGCCAGCACCCGCATCGTCACGCCGAGCAGCCGCCTGGCCATGCCGGAGATCAGCATCGGCCTGTACCCGGACGTCGGCGCCAGTTGGTTCCTGTCGCGGCTGCCGGGCAAGCTCGGCCTGTTCCTCGGCCTCACCGGCGCGCAGATGAACGGGCGCGATGCGCTGGATCTGGACCTGGCCGACCGGTTCCTGCTCGACGAACAGCAGCCGGAACTGATCGAGCGCCTGCTGCAGCTCAACTGGCAGGAACAGACCGCCATGCAGCTCAACAGCCTGCTCAAGGCCCTGCAGCAGGAAGCGGCGGCGCAGATGCCCGACGCGCAGTGGCTGCCGCGGCGCCGGCAGATCGACGAATGGCTGGACGTCAGCGACGTGGCCTGCGCCTGGAAAGCCATCACCCTGCAACGCGACAGCGCCGACCTGCTGATCGCCCGCGCGGCGAAGACCCTGAGCGAAGGCGCGCCGCTGACGGCGCACCTGGTCTGGGAACAGATCATCCGCGCCCGCCACTTGTCGCTGGCGGAGGTCTTTCAGATGGAATACACCTTGAGCCTCAATTGCTGCCGCCACCCGGAATTCAGCGAAGGGGTACGGGCGCGGCTGATCGACAAGGATCAGAAGCCGCACTGGCACTGGCCGGATGTCAGCCGCGTGCCGGAGGCGGTGGTGGAGGCGCATTTTCATAAGGTCTGGGAGGGGCGGCATCCGTTGGCGGATCTGTCGGCTTACTGA
- a CDS encoding OprD family porin, protein MQSLQSRAFAPVRPSRFSRTALAGAAALAGFSPLSHADFIKDSSATFETRNMYFNRDFRDGTSAQQSKRDEWAQGFMLNLQSGYTDGTVGFGVDALGMLGVKLDSSPDRTGTGLLPTHDDGRAADEYAKLGLTGKVKISATELKIGSLIPELPVLKPNDGRILPQTFEGGLLTSKEIKNLTFTGGRLEKAKDRDSTDFEDIALNNKNGRFAGTVAGKHFDFGGLDYKFTDKITGSYHFAQLAEVYNQHFLGLVASQPMGPGTFATDLRFALSDDQGAARGGKIDNRSLNGLVSYALSGHKFTAGYQHMSGDSAFPYVDGSDPYLVNFVQINDFAGAEERSWQARYDFDFARLGIPGLSFMTRYLSGDNIQLKNGDEGKEWERNTEIKYVVQSGALKDVAVRLRNATYRSDYSARDADEVRLLVSYSVALW, encoded by the coding sequence ATGCAGTCCTTGCAGAGCCGGGCCTTCGCGCCTGTCCGCCCTTCCCGCTTCAGCCGCACCGCCCTCGCCGGCGCCGCCGCCCTTGCCGGTTTTTCCCCGCTGAGCCATGCCGACTTCATCAAAGACAGCAGCGCCACCTTCGAAACCCGCAACATGTATTTCAACCGCGACTTCCGCGACGGCACCAGCGCCCAGCAATCCAAGCGGGACGAATGGGCCCAGGGCTTCATGCTCAATCTGCAGTCGGGCTACACCGACGGCACCGTGGGGTTCGGTGTCGATGCGCTGGGCATGCTGGGGGTCAAGCTCGACTCGAGCCCGGACCGCACCGGCACCGGCCTGCTGCCGACCCACGATGACGGACGCGCGGCGGACGAGTACGCCAAGCTCGGCCTGACCGGCAAGGTCAAGATCTCCGCCACCGAACTTAAGATCGGCAGCCTGATCCCGGAACTGCCGGTCCTCAAGCCCAACGACGGGCGCATCCTGCCGCAGACCTTCGAAGGCGGCCTGCTGACCTCCAAGGAGATCAAGAACCTGACCTTCACCGGCGGGCGCCTGGAGAAGGCCAAGGACCGCGACAGCACCGATTTCGAGGACATCGCCCTCAACAACAAGAACGGCCGTTTCGCCGGCACCGTCGCCGGCAAGCACTTCGACTTCGGCGGCCTGGACTACAAGTTCACCGACAAGATCACCGGCAGCTACCACTTCGCCCAGCTCGCCGAGGTCTACAACCAGCACTTCCTCGGCCTGGTCGCCTCGCAGCCGATGGGCCCCGGCACCTTCGCCACCGACCTGCGGTTCGCCCTCAGCGACGACCAGGGCGCGGCCCGCGGCGGCAAGATCGACAACCGCTCGCTCAACGGCCTGGTCAGCTACGCCCTGAGCGGCCACAAGTTCACCGCCGGCTACCAGCACATGTCCGGCGACAGCGCGTTCCCTTACGTCGACGGCAGCGACCCGTACCTGGTCAACTTCGTGCAGATCAACGACTTCGCCGGCGCCGAAGAACGCTCCTGGCAAGCCCGCTACGACTTCGACTTCGCCAGGCTCGGCATCCCCGGCCTGAGCTTCATGACCCGTTACCTGAGCGGCGACAACATCCAGCTCAAGAACGGCGACGAAGGCAAGGAGTGGGAGCGCAACACCGAGATCAAATATGTAGTACAAAGCGGCGCCCTCAAGGACGTCGCCGTGCGCCTGCGCAATGCCACCTACCGTTCCGACTACTCCGCCCGCGACGCCGATGAAGTGCGTCTGCTGGTGAGCTACAGCGTTGCCCTTTGGTAA